The following are encoded together in the Deinococcus soli (ex Cha et al. 2016) genome:
- a CDS encoding endonuclease/exonuclease/phosphatase family protein, whose translation MNRILTRWLPRLLAGLIVLVAVLAGAVYALTDHPKPEQAADLTCPATTPTLKAGQAVRVMNWNVQYLAGRGYVFFYDTLAGDGPDTRPSPQSIARTLDEVTQAIRQENPDLVLLQEVDRDSRRTDYADQLALIQAKLDGAYPCSAATYYHRATFVPHPKIMGRVGLSLVTLSRYRMDSATRYQLPRICGDPVTVAFNFKRAVLGVTLPVQGGQPLSAFNTHMDAFAQGCDTMRNQVAFIGDLLGRTSAPWVIGGDFNLLGTRAAYDRLRDREKAYFNPDTELAPLTARYASFPSPAQIDSGSPAFITHFPNDPAVGKPDRTIDYYFYSAGLKHTDERVRQDDPKISDHYALLTTLTLP comes from the coding sequence ATGAACCGAATCCTGACGCGGTGGCTGCCGCGCCTCCTGGCTGGCCTGATCGTCCTCGTCGCCGTCCTGGCGGGCGCCGTGTACGCCCTGACCGACCACCCGAAACCCGAACAGGCCGCCGACCTGACCTGCCCCGCCACGACCCCCACCCTGAAGGCCGGGCAGGCCGTGCGCGTCATGAACTGGAACGTGCAGTACCTCGCCGGGCGCGGGTACGTGTTCTTCTACGACACCCTGGCCGGGGACGGCCCTGACACCCGCCCCAGCCCCCAGAGCATCGCCCGGACCCTCGACGAGGTCACGCAGGCCATCCGCCAGGAGAACCCGGATCTGGTGCTGCTTCAGGAGGTGGACCGGGATAGCAGGCGCACCGACTACGCCGATCAGCTGGCCCTGATCCAGGCGAAACTGGACGGTGCGTACCCGTGCTCGGCCGCCACGTACTACCACCGCGCGACCTTCGTGCCGCACCCGAAGATCATGGGCCGCGTGGGCCTGAGCCTCGTGACGCTCAGCCGCTACCGCATGGACAGCGCCACCCGCTACCAGCTGCCGCGCATCTGCGGCGACCCTGTGACCGTCGCGTTCAACTTCAAACGCGCCGTGCTGGGCGTGACCCTCCCCGTGCAGGGCGGCCAGCCCCTGAGTGCTTTCAACACCCACATGGACGCCTTCGCGCAGGGCTGCGACACCATGCGCAATCAGGTGGCGTTCATCGGCGACCTGCTGGGGCGCACGTCCGCCCCCTGGGTGATCGGCGGGGACTTCAACCTGCTGGGCACCCGCGCCGCGTACGACCGCCTGCGCGACCGCGAGAAGGCGTACTTCAACCCCGACACCGAACTCGCCCCACTGACCGCCAGGTACGCGTCGTTCCCCAGCCCCGCGCAGATCGACAGCGGCAGCCCCGCGTTCATCACCCACTTCCCCAACGACCCCGCCGTCGGGAAACCCGACCGGACCATCGACTACTACTTCTACTCGGCGGGCCTGAAGCACACCGATGAGCGCGTCCGGCAGGACGACCCCAAGATCAGCGACCATTACGCGCTGCTGACCACCCTCACCCTGCCCTGA
- the recO gene encoding DNA repair protein RecO, with protein MRSRTANRSGIVIRRRVTPAGDIIVTLLTPQGKLKAVARGGVRGPLSSRLNLFHHVGMQVYQGPQNDLASVQQAVLEGALPTLAQPERYAFAHLLAEFADALYQEGEFSEQAFELFAGALRGVAHQPDPEWVALVMSYKLLALAGFIPQTARCARCAQDHPTHPDPLGGQLLCRGCAALPAYPDPSLDFLRNVARRTVRASMDAPLPAEQRPALWRALERFVTVQIGSVHSWRQLVPTSTALSA; from the coding sequence ATGAGGTCCCGGACCGCCAACCGTAGTGGCATCGTCATCCGGCGGCGCGTGACGCCCGCCGGGGACATCATCGTCACGCTCCTGACCCCCCAGGGCAAACTGAAGGCCGTCGCGCGCGGCGGCGTGCGCGGGCCGCTCTCCAGCCGCCTGAACCTCTTCCATCACGTCGGCATGCAGGTGTACCAGGGGCCGCAGAACGACCTCGCCAGCGTGCAGCAGGCCGTGCTGGAAGGCGCGCTGCCCACGCTGGCGCAGCCCGAGCGGTACGCCTTCGCGCACCTGCTGGCCGAGTTCGCCGACGCGCTGTACCAGGAAGGTGAATTCAGCGAGCAGGCCTTCGAGCTGTTCGCAGGCGCGCTGCGCGGCGTCGCGCACCAGCCCGACCCGGAATGGGTGGCGCTCGTCATGAGCTACAAACTCCTCGCCCTGGCCGGGTTCATCCCGCAGACGGCCCGCTGCGCCCGCTGCGCCCAGGACCACCCCACGCACCCCGACCCGCTCGGCGGGCAGCTGCTGTGCAGAGGTTGCGCCGCGCTGCCCGCCTACCCGGACCCCAGCCTGGACTTCCTGCGCAACGTCGCCCGCCGCACCGTCCGCGCCAGCATGGACGCTCCCCTGCCCGCCGAGCAGCGCCCCGCGCTGTGGCGCGCCCTGGAACGCTTCGTGACCGTGCAGATCGGGAGCGTCCACTCCTGGCGGCAGCTTGTGCCGACGAGTACCGCGCTCAGCGCGTAG
- a CDS encoding 16S rRNA (uracil(1498)-N(3))-methyltransferase, whose protein sequence is MTDALTRLPRHRLRVDALTDTMTLGPGEARHLHVLRLNAGDAVRVFDGRGAEALAEIVELDEIRAVLTLGDAIEGAAETPWPLTVAVALLKADKLSDVVRAATELGAAQIQLLVTARADVREIGDQKLVRLNRVAQEAAKQSRRAIVPPVLAPVPLARFQPGGLTLVAQPGSAVRVSDVVTWDAPVTVITGPEGGLTDAEVQTLVQGGAHAVTLGPRILRAETAPVALLGAIAALGV, encoded by the coding sequence ATGACGGACGCCCTGACGAGGCTGCCCCGGCACCGCCTGCGGGTGGACGCCCTGACGGACACCATGACCCTCGGGCCCGGTGAGGCGCGACACCTGCACGTCCTGCGCCTGAACGCGGGCGACGCCGTGCGCGTGTTCGACGGGCGCGGCGCCGAGGCCCTGGCCGAGATCGTCGAACTGGACGAGATCCGCGCTGTGCTGACCCTGGGCGACGCCATCGAGGGGGCCGCCGAGACGCCCTGGCCGCTGACGGTCGCGGTGGCGCTGCTGAAGGCCGACAAGCTGTCCGACGTGGTGCGCGCCGCGACCGAACTGGGCGCCGCGCAGATCCAGCTGCTCGTGACGGCCCGTGCGGACGTCCGCGAGATCGGCGATCAGAAACTCGTGCGCCTGAACCGCGTGGCGCAGGAGGCCGCCAAGCAGTCCCGCCGCGCCATCGTCCCGCCCGTCCTGGCACCCGTGCCGCTGGCCCGCTTCCAGCCCGGCGGCCTGACGCTGGTCGCGCAGCCCGGCTCGGCGGTCCGCGTGTCGGACGTCGTCACCTGGGACGCCCCGGTCACGGTCATCACCGGCCCGGAAGGCGGCCTGACCGACGCCGAGGTGCAGACGCTCGTGCAGGGCGGCGCGCACGCCGTCACGCTCGGCCCGCGCATCCTCCGCGCGGAAACGGCCCCGGTGGCCCTGCTGGGCGCCATCGCGGCGCTGGGGGTGTAA
- a CDS encoding 50S ribosomal protein L11 methyltransferase produces MLVYHLPGTFETREDHLDLLWEAGATGLEERAGLIRAYFDEETELPPLIRDGEWRLEADQDWLAEFKANLRPVQAGRVTIVPPWLRAEIPAGQVGLVIEPGMAFGTGHHATTRMAVEALSDLNLDGQTILDVGTGSGVLAIAGALLGAEYALGVDIDPITIPIAEENARDNAVPEGRTAFMVGTLGDDLPGDVVADGVFDVLVANLYAELHDLLAGAYVGHLRPGGPLILTGILTTKLPLVQDALDREGFTDVQVRTDGEWALVTARAGE; encoded by the coding sequence ATGCTGGTGTATCACCTTCCGGGAACGTTCGAGACGCGCGAGGATCACCTCGACCTGCTGTGGGAGGCCGGGGCGACCGGTCTGGAGGAACGCGCCGGGCTGATCCGCGCGTACTTCGACGAGGAGACCGAGCTGCCGCCCCTCATCCGGGACGGCGAGTGGCGGCTGGAGGCGGATCAGGACTGGCTGGCGGAGTTCAAGGCGAACCTGCGCCCGGTGCAGGCGGGCCGCGTGACGATCGTGCCGCCGTGGCTGCGCGCCGAGATTCCCGCCGGGCAGGTGGGACTGGTCATCGAGCCAGGGATGGCGTTCGGGACCGGGCATCACGCGACGACCCGCATGGCCGTGGAGGCCCTGTCGGACCTGAATCTGGACGGGCAGACGATTCTGGACGTGGGTACCGGGAGTGGCGTGCTGGCGATCGCGGGTGCGCTGCTGGGCGCGGAGTACGCGCTGGGCGTGGATATCGACCCGATCACCATCCCGATTGCGGAGGAGAACGCGCGGGACAACGCGGTGCCGGAGGGCCGCACGGCGTTCATGGTGGGCACGCTGGGCGACGACCTGCCGGGTGACGTGGTCGCGGACGGCGTGTTCGACGTTCTCGTGGCGAACCTGTACGCGGAACTGCACGACCTGCTGGCCGGGGCGTACGTGGGGCACCTGCGCCCCGGCGGGCCGCTGATCCTGACCGGCATCCTGACAACGAAGCTGCCGCTGGTGCAGGACGCGCTGGACCGCGAGGGGTTCACGGACGTGCAGGTCCGCACGGATGGCGAGTGGGCACTCGTGACCGCCCGCGCGGGCGAATGA
- the proC gene encoding pyrroline-5-carboxylate reductase, translating into MKLAIVGVGKLGLALLEGVTAQGVLSPAEIGLLDANAARAQDVAARTGARVITQADLGRAERILISLQPRVFPEAAEWLAQPNAGYISTMAGVPVSALTRRLGTKRVVRVMPNLAATIGHSQTAITGPREAGDAGDLAFAHQIFDAVGDAYDLPEHLFNAFTGMSASGPAYVAVVAEALADGGVRMGLPRPLANELAAKLLIATGELVQRRAHPALLKDEVASPGGTTIAGLAALEAAGVRGGLIEAVVKATRRGTELGKDQD; encoded by the coding sequence ATGAAACTCGCGATCGTCGGCGTCGGCAAACTCGGACTGGCCCTGCTGGAGGGCGTCACCGCCCAGGGCGTCCTGTCCCCCGCAGAGATCGGCCTGCTCGACGCGAACGCCGCCCGCGCGCAGGACGTCGCCGCCCGCACCGGCGCGCGCGTCATCACGCAGGCGGACCTGGGCCGCGCCGAACGCATCCTGATCAGCCTGCAACCCCGCGTGTTCCCCGAGGCCGCCGAGTGGCTCGCGCAGCCCAACGCCGGGTACATCAGCACCATGGCCGGCGTGCCCGTCTCGGCCCTGACCCGCCGCCTGGGCACCAAACGGGTCGTGCGGGTCATGCCGAACCTCGCCGCGACCATCGGGCACAGCCAGACCGCCATCACCGGCCCCCGCGAGGCCGGGGACGCGGGCGACCTCGCGTTCGCGCACCAGATCTTCGACGCGGTCGGCGACGCCTACGATCTCCCCGAACACCTGTTCAACGCGTTCACCGGCATGAGCGCCAGCGGCCCCGCCTACGTCGCCGTCGTCGCTGAAGCCCTCGCGGACGGCGGGGTCCGCATGGGCCTCCCGCGCCCCCTGGCGAACGAACTCGCCGCGAAACTCCTGATCGCCACCGGCGAACTCGTCCAGCGCCGCGCCCACCCCGCGCTCCTCAAGGACGAGGTCGCCAGCCCCGGCGGCACCACCATCGCCGGTCTGGCCGCCCTCGAAGCCGCCGGGGTGCGCGGCGGCCTCATCGAAGCGGTTGTGAAGGCCACCCGTCGCGGCACCGAACTCGGCAAGGATCAGGACTGA
- the bshC gene encoding bacillithiol biosynthesis cysteine-adding enzyme BshC: MARNAGAEYRKGGLLDYVRLPAGALETAQAETRPDIDRAALADALRAYHRDLGTLTPTVEAHLTRLAHPASRVVVTGQQAGALTGPAYSVHKGADAALLARQLDTEDAPVAAVYWIASQDHDAAEVAGTSLLDAGERLHRLTLDVPEGVPVGRVPWRPEWTAQVHALLDAFDAPAEHVAAVRARFDRAAQVGGSYADVFARLIHGLLGGAGLLVLDPMHPALARLMAPTLARELNDPLASSRAIEAAAARMIADGFEPQLRRPDGATNLFIEEDDGQRRLLRVDGQTFVTATRRYTRAELLALLDTDPTRLTPAAGLRPAVQDALLPTLAFVVGPGEIAYGAQLRDVYPLHGLRQPLLWPRLSVTWREPNVTRLLGRLHATAAQVQADPDGVLGRALAAERHAGAVTADRLDALTASLDAITAEIADLDPTLVGAAARTRTRTVARVAHLQRLATQALARAENDRSGQLTRLKAHLLPNGTPQEREMNFLTYLLKHGDTPLRQLLALPAGWQGELDIP, encoded by the coding sequence ATGGCGCGAAACGCAGGGGCGGAATACAGGAAGGGTGGGCTGCTGGACTACGTGCGCCTGCCCGCAGGGGCGCTGGAGACCGCGCAGGCCGAGACCCGGCCCGATATCGACCGCGCGGCCCTCGCGGACGCCCTGCGTGCCTACCACCGCGACCTGGGCACCCTGACCCCGACCGTGGAGGCCCATCTGACGCGGCTGGCGCACCCGGCGTCCCGCGTGGTCGTGACCGGGCAGCAGGCGGGCGCCCTGACCGGCCCGGCCTACTCGGTGCACAAGGGCGCGGACGCGGCTCTGCTGGCGCGGCAGCTGGACACCGAAGACGCCCCGGTCGCTGCGGTGTACTGGATCGCCAGCCAGGACCACGACGCCGCCGAGGTGGCGGGCACGTCCCTGCTGGACGCGGGCGAGCGCCTGCACCGCCTGACCCTGGACGTCCCGGAGGGCGTCCCGGTGGGCCGCGTGCCCTGGCGCCCCGAGTGGACGGCGCAGGTGCACGCCCTGCTGGACGCCTTCGACGCCCCCGCCGAGCACGTGGCCGCCGTCCGCGCCCGCTTCGACCGGGCCGCGCAGGTGGGCGGCAGTTACGCCGACGTGTTCGCGCGGCTGATCCACGGCCTGCTGGGCGGGGCGGGCCTGCTGGTGCTCGACCCGATGCACCCGGCCCTGGCGCGCCTGATGGCCCCGACCCTCGCGCGCGAACTGAACGACCCGCTGGCATCCTCGCGGGCCATCGAGGCCGCCGCCGCGCGGATGATCGCCGACGGGTTCGAGCCGCAGCTGCGCCGCCCGGACGGCGCCACGAACCTCTTCATCGAGGAGGACGACGGGCAGCGCCGCCTGCTGCGCGTGGACGGGCAGACGTTCGTCACCGCCACTCGGCGGTACACCCGCGCGGAGCTACTGGCCCTGCTGGACACCGACCCCACCCGCCTCACGCCCGCCGCTGGCCTGCGGCCCGCCGTGCAGGACGCTCTGCTGCCCACCCTGGCGTTTGTGGTCGGCCCCGGCGAGATCGCGTACGGCGCGCAGCTGCGGGACGTGTACCCCCTGCACGGGCTGCGGCAGCCGCTGCTGTGGCCCCGCCTGAGCGTCACGTGGCGCGAACCGAATGTCACCCGCCTGCTGGGCCGCCTGCACGCCACCGCCGCGCAGGTCCAGGCGGATCCCGACGGCGTTCTGGGCCGCGCCCTGGCCGCCGAACGCCACGCCGGAGCCGTCACCGCCGATCGCCTGGACGCCCTGACTGCCAGCCTGGACGCCATCACCGCCGAGATCGCCGACCTCGACCCCACGCTGGTGGGCGCCGCCGCGCGCACCCGTACCCGCACCGTCGCCCGCGTCGCGCACCTGCAACGCCTCGCCACGCAGGCCCTCGCCCGCGCCGAGAACGACCGCAGCGGCCAGCTCACCCGCCTGAAAGCCCACCTCCTCCCTAACGGCACGCCGCAGGAACGCGAGATGAACTTCCTGACGTACCTCCTCAAGCACGGCGACACACCCCTGCGGCAGCTGCTGGCCCTCCCAGCGGGGTGGCAGGGCGAACTCGACATTCCCTGA
- a CDS encoding Crp/Fnr family transcriptional regulator gives MLPGAFGALPADVQAQVTASGRVGRWGRGELLFHPEDPAEALFVLLRGSVRLYRLGTGAREVTLDVHGAGSLLCAAALLPGEQCGMYAEAMDDAEALLLGRDVLTRLTQGQPGVAVALTEQITRQTRGVQERLSGLVFLEVSQRLALALLNLAEREGPWPDGGSLALRDRVSHQDLAHVVGSTRETITKLLGDFRSRGLLDLGYRRIILTDRAGLERATQEPLR, from the coding sequence ATGTTACCCGGTGCTTTCGGTGCCCTTCCTGCGGACGTGCAGGCGCAGGTGACGGCCTCGGGGCGCGTGGGGCGCTGGGGCCGGGGCGAACTGCTGTTTCACCCGGAGGACCCGGCCGAGGCGCTGTTCGTGCTGCTGCGCGGCTCGGTGCGGCTGTACCGCCTGGGGACGGGCGCGCGTGAGGTGACGCTGGACGTGCACGGCGCCGGGTCGCTGCTGTGCGCGGCGGCGCTGCTGCCGGGCGAGCAGTGCGGCATGTACGCCGAGGCGATGGACGACGCCGAGGCGCTGCTGCTGGGCCGGGACGTCCTGACGCGCCTCACGCAGGGGCAGCCGGGCGTGGCGGTCGCGCTGACCGAACAGATCACCCGGCAGACGCGCGGCGTGCAGGAGCGCCTGTCGGGGCTGGTGTTCCTGGAGGTGTCGCAGCGGCTGGCGCTGGCCCTGCTGAACCTCGCCGAGCGCGAGGGGCCCTGGCCGGACGGCGGGTCGCTGGCGCTACGCGACCGCGTGTCGCATCAGGATCTGGCGCATGTGGTGGGCAGCACCCGCGAGACGATCACGAAGCTGCTGGGGGACTTCCGTTCGCGGGGCCTGCTGGACCTGGGGTACCGGCGGATCATCCTGACGGACCGCGCGGGGCTGGAGCGCGCCACGCAGGAACCGCTGCGCTGA